Genomic DNA from Maylandia zebra isolate NMK-2024a linkage group LG17, Mzebra_GT3a, whole genome shotgun sequence:
CAATAGTAATTATAATTAATATATAGTATCGGTTATGCTAGATGTAAATAAGAGGAAAATTAGGACAGTTTTACATACATTATACAACCTCGTCTCTGGTTTCCTGGTATGGACTTTTAAGCATAGTCCAGACATATTCAGTCGGATTGAGGTTGAGTCTTTGGGAAGGCCatttcaaaagaagaaaaagaagaaaacttctAAAAGTGAAATACTTTCTCATTCTTGCTTTAAGTAGTTTTCAGTTGCTCAACTTTGGGCCTTTGTTGCCATATGCACTTGTTTGTTCAGTGTTCTGGGCTCTAGTCTGGCCAGCACTCTGGCTGTTTCAGTCTGCAGCAATGTTGTAATTGGTACAGAAAGTAATTTGGTATTAATTTACTGACATGCACAAGACCCTACCTAACTGCTGTCATCCGTTTCTTCCAGCACAGTATGTTGCTCTAAAAATTCTATGTATCATACTTTCAtgaaaaaagataaatacaatcTCTAGGAatataaaacatttgtttttgcatattttgttcaaagttgaatgcacattttatttgtgaaaaCAGGCAACAAGCAGCAGCTGATAACAGAGAGCAAGCTTACCCAGGAAACGTGTCAAACGCGAGATCCTGTCTTTGTCACTAACCAAGTAAGCTGATGTtacaatagttttttttttcaatcatttTCATAGTTTAAATCCACTTTTCTTtattcgtttgtttttgttttcatgttttcaggAATCGATCAGTTATATAATCATATTGTATAAATGTTGCCGTACAAAAGATGTTAGTCTAAAATGTTAATGTTCCTCCAATGATATTTGCAGGTATGCAGAGAGTTCTTTTCTTACACTATGGAGTGTCTGCAAGTTAAAACACCATTTTATATCCAACTCTGTGAAGAGAACATTTACAGCTTTGAAAACAGCAAATACGTTCGCTGTGCTTTCTTCAAAGAGATTGCCCTGCACTGTGGAAACAAAAGCTATGTGTGGCAGAAATGGAGAGCTATAACCAAATGTGGTAGGTGATCATTTATCATCATTCTTAAAGTCTTAAAGAGGGTTAAAAGCTTCATAATAGTAGTCGCAAAGTTGTTTGTTTATGGATTTTTAAGCTTTTACGGATAAAGGATGAATTCTAACTGACATTTCATTTAGTTTCATGATGGATTTACCTTTCTGTTTTTATGAATGCAGCTGAGCCGACGTGTCCTGGAGACCTGGTTTATAAAGAAGAGGGTAATGCATTTATTCCCAGCTGCTCCAACCCTAACCCCAGCTTTTCCAGCCAGGCTATCACCAGCACTTGTGTCTGTCCAAAGGGTGAATACTATgaactgtattttgttttttgccttgGTAAGTCACATGAAACTAATCAGAACTCATCATCAAAAATTTACTGAATTATATTGTAGGTAAGGTGCTTGATGATCACACAGAAGACTTCCGCTGCGTGAGTGTGCCTAGCTGCCCCTGTGTCTTCTCTGGTAGGACTTACTTAACTGGAGACAGACGTAACACTAAGTGTCAGGCATGGTAAGtggccaaaaaataaaataaaataatactggaattttaatacataaaaacccTTAACTTTAGAATCATAAAAGTGTTTAGaagtttttaaaacacattttaaactttTGTCCTTAGTATATGTGATGGTGGAGGATGGAATTGCTCAGAGAATTCCTGCCTAGGCAGATGTGACATTGAAGGGCAATTTGTAACAACATTCGATGGCAAAAAATATGTTGTTCCTGGTAAATGCACATATGTGGCCTCACAGGTAAACACACAGCCTACAGCACAAATATGTGACATTAGGACGACTGTGCATGATTGTGATGCTATGTTGTTTTCATGACCACATGCAGGGCTTAAACTGGACAATAAATGTTGGATTTTCTGGGAAGCATGCATCTATACAAACAGTCGTTCTCCAGATTTTCCAGGTATATATCCCACACACTATACAAACTATCAAATCAATTAATAGTGAGGAAAAATGAGCCTGATTATGCACATCATTTGGAATTTGCAGGAAATGTACACATTCACACGCAGCATGGTTAAATTTGAAGACCAAGAAATTACTGAACTTCATCAGTCTGGTAGGTAAAAGAATGCTAGTTAGTCTGCTAGCCTCATAATATATACTGAATGGTTTCGATACATAAACACCAAATCTCTTACTAATTTCTCTCACTTTTTAGATCATGCCCTGGTTTTCTGGCAGTCCTCTATGTATGTTGAAGTCCATACATCCTTTGGTATGAAGATCCAAGTCCAGGTGTCTCCTGAAATCCAACTTTACATTACACCACCAGGAAAACACACAGGCACGATTTCAGGTTAGTACATTAGTCTACAAATACACACTAAACCTGGAATTACTTTTATCATGATTTATTTTATGAACTGTCAAATTATtggtaaaacagaaaaatgttctagttcaaactttaaactttatGTGATTTTTGTAGCTTAACAAGCATTTTATTCTGTCTTGAAACAACCAAGCCTTCTGCTCAGTTCTTCCAATTTGTGTAAAGATTTCACAGCAGAAATTTTGACATACAGAATACTTTTTAATTCTCAGTcacaaaagtaaagaaaatgcTATTTTCACTTAAATTCTCAAGCCGTACCACAAAAACCCAAATATAACAGAATTCTAGAAATGGCACTTAAATTACAAGTTGTTAAATATGTGCAGTTTTCACAGCAAACATTATAAATGTTCAAATTTTCTaccataaaaatgtatttatgcaaACTGGAGGCTGCCGAGCAGGAAATGTTCTAAAAATCTGAGACAAAATAATAAGTCTGtctttcaggtctctgtggcaacaacaacaaggaCACCACAGATGACTTCACCAGCAGCAGCGGGATCATCGAGAACTCACCTGAACCTTTTGCGCTGTCCTGGAGCGTGGGCCGTTGTACACCGAACATACCGCCAACCTGCATTAATACCGACAACGGTATCAATCAGTCATATAAAGTAGACTGTCCTATAAATTCACAGATGAGAAGATGCTTTTATATTTTGTCTTTAACACACAGAAAACTGTTTTATACTAAATTGTTTTGCAAAATCATTACTTATTTTAGCATTTGATGTATTTCTGCAGAAATATTTGCTGATGAAAAGTGTTCGGTCTTGAACAACCCAGCTGGGATATTTGCAAAGTGCCATGGCTACATCCCAACTGATCAGTTCCATACGGTAAGATTGTTTTACTACTCAACCAAATCTGAAGAAACTGCTGAAGCTAACTCGTGCTGACATATTGATTTATAACTTTATAACAAGTTGaaaacttaaacctgcattatGCATATAAAATTAAACCAGTTTAAGGCGAACATGTTGATCATACAGATGCATACATTTTTGTTTGACTCATTACCCCGGTGCATATATTTCTACTCCACTCTTCGACTATATTTTTACAGGCTTGCATCCTAAGAACTTGTAACTGTGGTACCAATTTGGTCCAGTGCTTGTGTGTTGCTCTGGGCAACTATGCCAAAGCATGTGCCAGTCTTGGAGTTGAACTTGGTGACTGGAGGAAGGCTACCAACTGCTGTAagcatttaaaaatgcaaatatgtTTTCCTTTTACTGCACACGACTTATAGTCTTATGTAGGCAGTTTCTGCCTTGTTTTTGCAGGATGCATTGTATAAGCAGATTATTAAATGTGAATCAAAATATTTTTGTCACAGCACTGACATGTGAAAAGAACCAAGAGTTCTCCTACAATGTGCGAGCTTGCAACCATACATGCCGCTCCCTGTCTGCTCCTGATCCTCGCTGTGGGCAGGAAGATGCTCCCGTGGAGGGCTGTGGCTGCCCAGAAGGAACCCACCTGAACCAAGGACAAATCTGTACACCAAAGACTGAATGTGTATGCCTTCATCACGGCGGTATAACGCCACCAGGGCCTGTTGTTATCGATGGACGACAGTGGTGAGTTGAtcattaaagatttttttaaggaaTTTCAAATTGATCAAATACATTTTGTATTAGCATGAAACTGATGGTGTATGATAAATACAATGGTTCCAGTTTTATTAATCTtatgttgtgttttcaaaagcaACTGTAAGAATGGAGAACTGCAGTGCTCCAAGGACTGTGgtaaatatattatatttttgtacTAGACATACATTGCTATATGAGCAAGAGTCACGGCAGTAAACATATTATTATATCAAACTTTCAGAAATATATTTAATACATGAATTTGTTCGCATCAGGCTGCAGGAATGGAAAGGTGTGCGTGCACTGCTCAGAATACCCAGTTAACACAGCTCAGAAAACTTGCGACAGTCTCAGCAAACCACTGGTAtgtatatttataattattaccATTTGTATGTAAATGTGGCTTcatctttagtttttttttttttttttaaagggtgaCTAGTTATTAGAATAAACACGTTTGCTCCTCACAAAGGTGTAATTTTCAGGTTGGTGTGATTTTCAGGTTGCCAGTGTGACTTGTGAGAGTGGCTGTTATTGTCCTCATGATCAATATGAAGATCACCATGGAAACTGTGTATCAAGGGACAACTGCACCTGTGTCTACAGTGGTAAAGTCTTCAGGGCAGGAGAGACTGTTAAAACCAACTGTAAAAAATGGTAACGCTACTTTACCGGTTCAGTCgcaaagttttgtttttctgtaaacTCAGTGTTATGACTTTATCTTGCAGTGTCTGTGGTCAGGGTCAGTGGGACTGCACAGATGAGCCGTGTCCCGGGACATGTCAAGTCTATGGAAATGGACATTATCAGACCTTTGACGCTAAATGGTATCGCTTTGGTGGTCACTGCCAGTATACACTTGTAGAGGTGAGAGCCAGAAAAATCACAAAACATGAATGTGTTCACATGCATGATATAAAATTTATATATAATGTAGATATGTAAATTCTATTTTTAAAGTTGCAGATTCATGATGTAGGAGATATAAGTCATACACTTTCACAAAGTccaggtctctctctctctctctctctctctctctctatctattACAAAAACTGTAGCTGTTGACTTTCAGTCATGGTGGTAACCATTTGTTCATAACTACAACAAAATGCATGATTTTTGACATATAATAAAGAAGTTTTAACCATGCTTTTCGATTTCAGGATTACTGCAGAAGTCAAAACGGCACCTTTTCTCTCCGAGTGGAGAGTGTGCCCTGCTGTGATGAGGCACTCACCTGTTCACGCTCCATCATACTGGACTTACAGGTAAGTGGCTCTATCCCTAAATATTCCTTGACCTTTATTTGGTGGTCATGTTATACTAGTTTTTATTAGtgtattttttgtcttactTGGAAATGATCAACCTCAGTCAAAGGATGGTTATTTACTCAAGTCGTTCATGAATCATGGAACATAACTTGCTGCAGAATTAATGGTGTGCATTATGAGGTAGCTGCCCATATACCAGTAAAATAATCCCTTATCTTGTTCTTCTATCTTGCTCTTCCAGAGCAAAGTCACCCTTATCCTGAATGACATGAGAGTGACCAAGCAAATCCAAAAAGGCTGGACTTTGCAGCAAGATCCACTTTACACAATACACACAGTGGGACTCTATATCATAATCTCAGTACCCAGCAAAGGTCTAACTCTAATATGGGACAAACACACCCGGATCACCGTAGAACTTCATCCAGACTGGAGGGTGAGTAATAAAAATGCTAAGAAGGATTTTAAACGTGACCATTCTTGTGTAGTAGAATACTGTTATCCTCACTATAAAGCTTGAAAAGGAGAGAAGTAGAATTCAAAAATGCAGAACTGAATTAATAACATATCCACTGTGTACTTTTTatactcattttctttttcaaaccgTCTCACCTGCAGAACAGAGTGTGTGGCCTCTGTGGGAATTTTGActccaatgagctgaatgacttgcAGATAAGTGGCTCAGCAGGTAAACCAGTcagttttttctccttttttgttaGGGGTGGTGTCTTTGCAGTGACACCAACACTTTACCTGTGacactcaaactaaaaacaaaactctgTTCTTAGTGGTTTCTAGTCCAATGGCCTTTGGCAACAGCTGGAAGGCAGCAACTCCCCCTTGTACTGATGTGACCACTGAGATATTTCCATGTGAACGCAATTCCTACTGCTCGGCCTGGGCCCAGAGGCGCTGTATGATCCTTAAAGGAGGCACCTTCAAAGACTGTCACTTGAAAGTATGTTCTTCACATTGCACACAAGTTGCTTGTGCTTGCTTAAAAATAACTACTTTTTAAGCAGAGTGTCGCAAAGAGAGGATTGggacttttattttgtatacGGTGAAAATTTGATACCAGTGTTGCTGTCAAAATGTATTAGATTacagtttctcttttaaatTTAATAAGCATTGCAGCTAATTTGATTAAACTAAATAACATTTCTTGCTTTTACTTTCCTAACAAATATCTTTAAACTGggcaaaaaaggagaaaaaacccTCCTCCACAGCTTTTTGATAACAATTGTAATGCAAACATTATAATAATTTTTGAGTTCCTAGACTTAAAAGGCATTTCTAGGTGCAGCAAGGAAAACCACTTTGGTGCACATGGATATCCAGAAGCACTGCTTAGGGCAATGAAAACTAGTAGATGAAAGGGagcacaaattaaaaaacaatgcTCAACATCAACAAACTGTGAACAAAAAGGAGCTTGTCTAGACCTTTAAGCCATCAGCATCCAGCCTTTGATGGTGTTGCATTGAAATTTGTTCCAAAACATGCCCCTTAAAAAGGCATGTTATTATGCACATAAACTTTTCACGAGAATTTATAATATACTTTGTGGATAAAGGTTCTGAGCCACCCACACATTACAATAACCATGGAAAGCCACGTGATGaaagtttttgtgctgattttAATGCCAGTAAAAGTTAAACATTACATCTGCATTTTTGTTGTGATTGAAGTACAACTTGCAGTCAGGTACTTCCCAACTCTGATGTTTACTGATCCTCAGGTGGATCCAGAGCCCTACTACCATGCCTGTGTGCAGGAATCCTGCTCTTGTGAGTTTGAAGGGAAATTCCTGGGTTTCTGCACAGCTGTGGCAGCTTATGCAGAGGCCTGCAGTGACCAGGACGTCTGCATAGATTGGAGGACACCTGATATGTGCCGTAAGTTTTAAGATTTTTCCCCACATAAGGTGTGCATGTCGTCAGCCAATCATCAGTCCAGCTTATATAAATTCTTTTCTGTGCTTCAGTTCTTGCCAACACACACCCTGCATTGCTTAatgttaaattcagttttattttattgtattttagttATTGTCAATATACTCATGAGCGACAATAGATATGGCACTATCAAAGGATATGTACAACAATCTGCATGATGCGATCAATGTTTTTTGAAGGTTACAAAACACTGAATACAACAAAACATAAACTGTGATAATTTACATCTTAGCCGTCTACTGTGACTACTACAATGAAAAGGGCCAGTGTAGCTGGCATTATGAAGCCTGTGGTAGGATTCTGACCTGTGGCAAAGACTTCACTCAGAAGCTGGAAGGTAACCAATGTTTCTCAGTTATAGTCTAACATGTTAAAGTTCAGCTTGCACAAACAACTGAGTATATTTACTTTTTGGAAAAGGCTGCTACCCCAGATGTCCAAAGGAAAAGCCATACTATGATGAGAATACTGGTGATTGTACCACATTGAGGAACTGCTCTTGTTATTTTAATGACACGACTGTACGACCTGGACAAGTGGTGAAAATAAACTCTTTTGAATGGTAAGTTGACACATTCACAATATATATGGCATGCAAATATCTACATTTTCCATGCAATTGTCATGAAGTTGTGTTGTTAGTTACACTGACGGCTGGTTATTTCTTACTCTCCTATTTTATTCAGCTCCTGTGAAAATGGAACAATTAAATGCCGTAAGTATAAAAAATACATTCATGTGTGTACTATACGTGGCCGATAAAACAATTCATTTTCAATTCTAACTCACAACATATTGGTGCTTGTTCAGGACTCCTGACCAATCAGGGCTATGAGATAGTAAAAGCACAGGGAGCAACATAACTTGGCTAGTTGTAGAAAAACATGTTATCCACATTTTGAAAAGAGAATTTGGATTTTCATCTTCAACTAGATTTGTCACCATTTCCTTGGTAACCATGAGTGACATTACATTACAAACCAGCAGAGAAAATTTGTCTCTATTTCAGACATTGTGCGACTACT
This window encodes:
- the muc5e gene encoding mucin 5e, which codes for MTPQQRMLSVCFLLVSVFGTGGSVTTKETQKFTCRTYGSGVVQPFKGLGYYVRSNCPFTLTRFTHNRVEYDITIRRGDSGLLVQVEITMNKVRTVLQNGSILVEKKSVSLPYDHTYQHIFQYGIYTRLRSSLLPLSVTWHSVPGGIDSLWVELQQELSTDMTGLCGKHNVTSNKQQLITESKLTQETCQTRDPVFVTNQVCREFFSYTMECLQVKTPFYIQLCEENIYSFENSKYVRCAFFKEIALHCGNKSYVWQKWRAITKCAEPTCPGDLVYKEEGNAFIPSCSNPNPSFSSQAITSTCVCPKGKVLDDHTEDFRCVSVPSCPCVFSGRTYLTGDRRNTKCQACICDGGGWNCSENSCLGRCDIEGQFVTTFDGKKYVVPGKCTYVASQGLNWTINVGFSGKHASIQTVVLQIFQEMYTFTRSMVKFEDQEITELHQSDHALVFWQSSMYVEVHTSFGMKIQVQVSPEIQLYITPPGKHTGTISGLCGNNNKDTTDDFTSSSGIIENSPEPFALSWSVGRCTPNIPPTCINTDNEIFADEKCSVLNNPAGIFAKCHGYIPTDQFHTACILRTCNCGTNLVQCLCVALGNYAKACASLGVELGDWRKATNCSLTCEKNQEFSYNVRACNHTCRSLSAPDPRCGQEDAPVEGCGCPEGTHLNQGQICTPKTECVCLHHGGITPPGPVVIDGRQCNCKNGELQCSKDCGCRNGKVCVHCSEYPVNTAQKTCDSLSKPLVASVTCESGCYCPHDQYEDHHGNCVSRDNCTCVYSGKVFRAGETVKTNCKKCVCGQGQWDCTDEPCPGTCQVYGNGHYQTFDAKWYRFGGHCQYTLVEDYCRSQNGTFSLRVESVPCCDEALTCSRSIILDLQSKVTLILNDMRVTKQIQKGWTLQQDPLYTIHTVGLYIIISVPSKGLTLIWDKHTRITVELHPDWRNRVCGLCGNFDSNELNDLQISGSAVVSSPMAFGNSWKAATPPCTDVTTEIFPCERNSYCSAWAQRRCMILKGGTFKDCHLKVDPEPYYHACVQESCSCEFEGKFLGFCTAVAAYAEACSDQDVCIDWRTPDMCPVYCDYYNEKGQCSWHYEACGRILTCGKDFTQKLEGCYPRCPKEKPYYDENTGDCTTLRNCSCYFNDTTVRPGQVVKINSFECSCENGTIKCLFPTTFGTLRPTSTFATNATTTVTSAPVCRCVDLKSKKSWICGETWSEDCFDKHCVGGKIELTPVVCPKSTALPCPRERAVKVSDGCCETWKCDCHCELFGDPHYVSFQGIPFDFLDQCSYVLVEEQSPRHNLTIAVDNFYCVPGLQGSCAKGLILKYQNNVAALNINTQLFVVQATLNNVTVQPPYEENGFRFETTGYMVSIHLPEIRSYVSLTPSYTLVVNLAMEHFVNNTQGQCGVCGGASCIRKGGQIEDDSCCDKTAYDWVYPDPLKPACNSAPRDVPCLPGPTSVPPPPPPPPCPPNPLCELLLHPVFENCSNYVDLNLKKKNCEFDSCRNLNGSCSSLEQAAGECKSFGFCIDWRGLTNGTCDVPCPEGLVYRECSTKLDDFCYGGVRYPGALLEKKSTGCFCPSNLTRAGNHSNICLPVCSYCKGPSGEPKLPGEVWQSNCKLCRCNNQTMTEECFPPPPKPAPLCGPNAVLINTSCCGDAICVDKTCSYNEKIYKVGDQWTDPAHPCRSLKCSKDGIQTETKVCSNESCSEEDRIWDDQHCCFTCNQGCAARMSTLNITVDNCTTVMQMPACQGKCESQPRVELHGDLLEQRNTCCLDWISERRPVTLLCSDLSTRQYYYKHITSCACRSSGSS